A window of Phragmites australis chromosome 2, lpPhrAust1.1, whole genome shotgun sequence genomic DNA:
TGTCAGTGCTCAAGTGAGCACCCGTGGCTATTGTAATTCGCAAGAGATGCAGCCAGAGCTCTTGCTTCGTCATAGCCGTGGAATGCTCGGCAGCAACTACAGCATCTTAGGTTGTATAAAGAGATGCAGATAACTCGAAGTCGTCGACTTGTGTCATGATCTGTCCAGTGGAATTGGCAAGCACTGCAATCATACCAAGAGAACAGGATTAGCATGCACACCACGAATTGAACAGCAATGATGAAAGCTTGTAAGTTTGCATTCGTGACATTTCAGTGAGTAAACTTACCAAGGGGATCATACGTTGGCAGGGTGATCCATCGCGGGCAATGTTTTTTTCTCGATACGCGTTCATTAGTCACCCAAGTAGTAAGACAGTCACGAGGCTGGCAACACAAATTGAGATGAGCATTGCTGTACGGTATATGTATCGCATGAAATTGGAAATGTAATGATTATGCAAGGTTTTGACAAAGAACACCTGCATATGCATCCAACTTCGGAAATAAATTCACATAGGTTAACTTGTTcagaaaaaaattcacaagcGAAATTTTTGCAACACATATTTATGACAAGCTAGGGGAAAGCAGTTGCAAGTTCAGACTTGAAGAAACGGAAGCTCAACAAGGTACAGAACATTGTTACAGATAACCATGTTCTTTAATTCTAGATACTCCAGTGGTGCTTCGATGATGAACAAGTTTTGTTTAGCAAATTTAACTTTCAGTAAGCATATAAACAAAAGTACTTGGTGGTATTCACGTCCATAGTATTTCACAGTAATGAATTGTAGGAAGATGAGATGATCAAGGGCAAAAGGGGAACTGACCTTCAAATCTTTGTCGAAGCATAACCTGAGTTCTTGTATCGAACCCTTCTTACAAATAATTTGCGGTGAGGCCCCAAAAGCATGTTCGATGGCTTCGATGACATCACAAAGTGCATATTCTTTACCATTTGAAACCTGAATATCCCAACTTGACAGCATTTCCTGCAACCGCGGTCCAACTTAATTACAGAGGAGGACAAAATTCTGTGACACACTTGCAACAATAGTTTAATTCACAGATACTTCAACATTAATACCTTCAAAGTACCATTTTTCTGGAAACCAAACTTATGAACAGAAAGGTACTTTAGCTTACTGAGTAAACCAATGCTACAACTAAAGGGTCGAAGGCAAAGATACTAACCGTAACGTTATATTTGAAGTAAAGGTCAAGGGCAGTGGAGAAATACTGTAATTCATCCTGAACCACAGGGGACGAGCATGTTCCGTGCTTTTCTGAAACATGAAAGCTGAAGATGAGTAATGGTGATCACTAATCAGTCAATGTGAAAACTTCATGTTATGGGTCCTCCAGTCATGAGATTTTCGTCAATGTTTGAGCAAATAGAGCAAAATCAATAGTACTCGCTTGAAAACAAAAGTATATCAAAAGGTTGAGAGAAGAGGATTACCCCACTGAAGATAAGCCACAGAAGAGTCGAGCACCGCGTGCCGTTACGCCAAACAATATGCAAAGTAAATAGCATAAAGGTTAGCTGCAATTCCAACTGTGCTGAAGGGGTAGTTTCAGAGTCCAATTCAGTTCTGAATGCAGATGATGCTACTGCACCTCGTGAGCCCAGAAAGGCCCCTTGCCACTGAAGCAagtggaagaggaggagcagtaCAGGGACGGCCAGTACTTGTCAAGCTTCTCCTTCAGGGGTAATATCTACACCAGATGATTAGACCAGACCATCAATCAACACAATTACAACTCCTCTACGGAACTGAGCGTAGAAAGTGGGTTAAACTAATGCTAGGCCCCTGCAGCTAAGCAATCACCTTGTCCATCTCGAAGTTGGTGTGGCGGCAGCACGACGGCCAGGTCCCGTCGTCGTAGTCCGGCCATAGCCCATCTGCTCCAGAAACCGTCAGATCACCCAGATCAGTAAGGAACTCACCTGAGGAAACCAAATAGAACAGAAAAGGCGAGCACTTACGGATCGTGAACGTCTGGAGCGGCTTGGAGCTGCACGCGAAACATCAGAAGGAACGGCATGAGGTGTCACGCGCcgggaaaaaaaaatgagccaAAAATCCCCACCCAAACCGACCGGGCGAGCGCCTGCGTGAGTCCGCTCCCCGGCGGCCGGCGGGAGGAGACAGAGGAGGATGCGATTGCGGATGGGCGGGGAACGTACCGGCAGCAGCCGTTGTCGGCGCAGCAGTGGCGTGTGGAGGCGCAGATGGTGCCGGGCCACTGCAGGGACAGCGCGAAGTAGTCGAACTCGCGCTGCGGCCTTCTGCCCAAGGGCGACCGGGCGAGGCCCAGGCCAGCCAGGCTGTTGGCGACCAGCGCCCAGGCCACCAGCACACACGTCGCCTTCCTCGCCGTCGTCATCGCCGCCGGCGTCTCGCCCTCCCCTCCGCTCCGGATGTTAGTTATACTAGCTAGCACAGGCAGAGCTGAGTGCAAAACTCTGTGCGGCGACGGGGCCACTGGGCCAGGTGGGGCGACCTTATTGGCCAGTTTATCCAGAGAGTCGGGTCACAGGCAAGTGGGCCCCGCGCCGCAATACCGGGGCCCACTTGACCGTTTACTGTATTATTCTTTTTCGTCTCCGATAATAGGATTTGTTAGTTACTTGGCGCGATTATCTTGAGCAAATTGTaagctaaaaaaaaagagagttacAATCTTGTGGAACTGTTGGTGGTTGAAGATAAGATCCCAGGCCTGCTACGTGACGTGGGTTTGGTTTATGCTGAGGTTAGCTTTATCAAAAAGAAGTAAATTTTAATAGATCTTTTTTATGAAAGATTTTTGTGAGATACTAATCTagttacatattttttatctaagAGTTAGAAAGATTTTACAAGAGACATCTGTTATCGTAAGGAATGAGATATTTTATAGAACGGGTTCTATAAAATTTACGTTAAAAAAGTTagcttcctaattttttttggagGATTTTTGTGCTGGCTCGCGAGTTGGCGAGAAAATAGCCGACTGACCCCAACGTGGGACTAGACGAGCTAATTATTAGAGGCCATCCAAAC
This region includes:
- the LOC133909375 gene encoding ribonuclease 2-like — encoded protein: MTTARKATCVLVAWALVANSLAGLGLARSPLGRRPQREFDYFALSLQWPGTICASTRHCCADNGCCRSKPLQTFTIHGLWPDYDDGTWPSCCRHTNFEMDKILPLKEKLDKYWPSLYCSSSSTCFSGKGPFWAHEWEKHGTCSSPVVQDELQYFSTALDLYFKYNVTEMLSSWDIQVSNGKEYALCDVIEAIEHAFGASPQIICKKGSIQELRLCFDKDLKPRDCLTTWVTNERVSRKKHCPRWITLPTYDPLVLANSTGQIMTQVDDFELSASLYTT